One Methylophilus sp. TWE2 DNA segment encodes these proteins:
- the thiS gene encoding sulfur carrier protein ThiS encodes MQIFVNGKAMPLPTEAMSVMALVEHMQLTGKRIAIERNGDIVPRSQFAQVQLQADDKLEIVGAVGGG; translated from the coding sequence ATGCAAATTTTTGTCAACGGTAAAGCCATGCCGCTGCCGACAGAAGCCATGAGTGTCATGGCACTGGTTGAGCATATGCAGTTGACTGGCAAACGCATTGCCATTGAACGTAACGGCGATATCGTGCCGCGCAGCCAGTTCGCACAAGTGCAATTGCAGGCGGACGATAAGTTGGAAATTGTAGGTGCCGTTGGTGGCGGTTAG
- the gndA gene encoding NADP-dependent phosphogluconate dehydrogenase — protein sequence MTTKNADIGLVGLAVMGQNLALNIADHGYTIAVYNRDPKKMLNFIEECKKNEPSHERVVGHADLASFVLSIKRPRKIVLLVKAGSATDVTINALLPFLEQGDIIIDGGNALWTDTIRREKELAAKGIEFIGSGVSGGETGARFGPSLMPSGTRKAWASLEPIWRDIAAKVDPVTGTPLEGGTPGKPVEGGFSCAEYIGPDGAGHYVKMVHNGIEYIDMQLICEAYWLMKNLLGMPADEIGKVFAEWNKGELSSFLIEITADILQQKDPSGKGFLVDNILDTAGQKGTGQWTAANALELGAPANAIAAAVYARALSSLKEERVEASKILKGPAIVQEKDKAVIIEAIRNALYCSKICAYAQGFQLIDKAQVAYNWKLNFGEIAQIWRGGCIIRARFLQKITDAYALNSRLKNLMLDPYFTNAMNEGQAGWRKVIALAVTNGIPAQGFAAALAYYDGYRSADLPANLLQGQRDYFGAHTYERKDQPRGQFFHLDWPEAGRPQLTIE from the coding sequence ATGACTACAAAAAATGCGGATATTGGATTGGTAGGATTGGCAGTGATGGGCCAAAACCTGGCGCTTAACATTGCGGATCACGGCTATACCATCGCGGTCTATAACCGTGACCCGAAAAAGATGCTGAACTTCATCGAAGAGTGCAAAAAGAACGAGCCTTCACACGAGCGTGTGGTTGGTCATGCTGACCTGGCCTCTTTTGTATTAAGTATCAAACGTCCTCGCAAGATTGTGCTGCTGGTTAAAGCCGGTAGCGCCACCGATGTGACGATTAACGCTTTGTTGCCCTTTTTGGAGCAGGGCGACATTATTATTGATGGCGGCAATGCCTTGTGGACGGACACTATCCGCCGTGAAAAAGAGCTGGCTGCCAAAGGCATCGAGTTTATTGGCTCCGGCGTATCCGGTGGCGAGACCGGTGCCCGTTTCGGCCCATCGCTGATGCCTTCTGGTACACGCAAGGCTTGGGCAAGCCTGGAGCCGATCTGGCGTGATATTGCCGCCAAGGTGGATCCTGTCACTGGTACGCCATTGGAAGGGGGCACTCCCGGAAAACCGGTAGAAGGCGGCTTTTCCTGTGCTGAATATATCGGCCCGGACGGCGCAGGTCACTATGTGAAAATGGTGCACAACGGTATCGAATACATCGATATGCAATTGATCTGCGAAGCCTACTGGCTCATGAAAAACCTGCTCGGCATGCCAGCTGACGAAATCGGTAAAGTATTCGCTGAGTGGAACAAGGGCGAGTTGTCCAGCTTCCTGATCGAAATCACCGCAGATATCCTGCAACAAAAAGATCCGTCAGGCAAAGGCTTCCTGGTCGACAACATTCTGGATACCGCAGGCCAGAAAGGCACTGGTCAGTGGACCGCCGCTAACGCGCTGGAGTTGGGTGCACCAGCCAACGCGATTGCCGCGGCAGTCTATGCGCGTGCCTTGTCCAGCTTGAAAGAAGAGCGTGTAGAAGCGAGCAAGATCCTCAAGGGGCCAGCCATCGTGCAAGAGAAAGACAAGGCCGTTATTATTGAGGCCATCAGAAATGCCTTGTATTGCTCCAAAATCTGCGCTTACGCACAAGGCTTCCAGCTCATCGACAAAGCGCAGGTGGCTTACAACTGGAAACTCAACTTCGGTGAGATCGCACAGATCTGGCGTGGTGGTTGTATCATCCGTGCGCGCTTCCTGCAAAAAATCACTGATGCTTATGCATTGAACTCACGGTTGAAAAACCTGATGCTGGACCCTTATTTCACCAATGCCATGAACGAAGGCCAGGCTGGCTGGCGTAAAGTGATTGCGCTGGCAGTGACCAATGGTATCCCCGCGCAAGGCTTTGCTGCGGCGCTGGCTTACTACGATGGTTACAGAAGCGCTGATTTGCCAGCTAACTTGCTGCAAGGCCAGCGTGACTACTTTGGCGCACATACTTATGAGCGTAAAGACCAGCCACGTGGCCAGTTCTTCCACCTCGATTGGCCAGAAGCAGGTCGTCCGCAATTGACGATTGAATAG
- a CDS encoding dienelactone hydrolase family protein: MLITSEIVDLNTPTGVMRTYVHRPKHDGKVPAVLFYSEIFQQTGPIERAARFLAGHGYAVLVPEVFHELNPIGTVLGYDDAGRDKGNADKMAKDVQAYDTDNRAIIDYLNAQAWYDGNLGAAGFCIGGHLAFRAALQPEVKATACFYATDLHTTIIPNKPGQHSMERINEIKGELLMIWGKQDPHIPGDKRAELYNRFAAVPGLHYTWHEFNGQHAFMRDEGERYDAQLVNLGYQLTLQMFGNVLK; encoded by the coding sequence ATGCTGATTACAAGCGAAATCGTCGATTTGAACACTCCAACAGGGGTGATGCGTACTTATGTTCATCGTCCAAAACACGATGGCAAAGTGCCAGCGGTTTTGTTTTATTCTGAAATTTTCCAGCAAACCGGCCCGATTGAGCGTGCTGCACGCTTTTTGGCTGGGCATGGTTATGCGGTGCTGGTGCCCGAAGTATTCCATGAGCTAAACCCGATTGGAACAGTACTGGGGTACGATGATGCAGGCCGCGACAAAGGCAATGCCGACAAGATGGCCAAGGATGTGCAGGCTTACGACACTGACAACCGCGCCATTATTGATTACCTGAATGCGCAGGCCTGGTATGACGGCAACTTAGGGGCTGCAGGTTTCTGTATCGGCGGTCATCTGGCTTTCCGTGCCGCCTTGCAACCTGAAGTAAAAGCGACTGCTTGCTTCTACGCCACCGATTTGCACACCACGATTATTCCAAACAAGCCAGGCCAGCACAGCATGGAGCGTATCAACGAGATCAAGGGTGAGTTGCTCATGATCTGGGGTAAGCAGGATCCGCATATCCCTGGCGACAAGCGCGCGGAGCTCTACAACCGCTTTGCAGCGGTGCCGGGCCTGCATTACACCTGGCATGAATTCAATGGACAACATGCCTTTATGCGCGATGAAGGTGAACGTTACGATGCGCAGCTGGTCAACCTGGGGTATCAGTTGACCTTGCAAATGTTCGGTAACGTACTCAAGTAA
- a CDS encoding serine protease has protein sequence MRLMPCICFLPAWLLLAQTALAEPDHELVYRLKASVVKVHAMTASGGHGVGSGVVIDKDTVATNCHVLANSSGISVSKFGDSISPTGMIADWRHDICLLKFQYLELPAVKMASAASLHYGDEVFSIGFPGGPPKPQTISGKVRALYPYDDSLIVRTDAAFVMGSSGSPTFNQAGELVSLSTFKSPGKQAYFYSVPVEWIGALIHKEAATTTAPAEPPFWDLPLEARPYWMQVVQPYQSGDWSSLEKIARLWLTQQPTSSEAFFYLASALHGQGKLNEAQQAYERATTLQPAHIDAWSGLALLAQQTQQPALLVSAEQHIQQLDSQAWPDVQQRLQELR, from the coding sequence ATGCGCTTGATGCCTTGTATTTGTTTTTTGCCAGCCTGGCTCCTCCTGGCGCAAACGGCGCTGGCTGAACCCGACCACGAACTGGTCTACCGCCTAAAGGCATCTGTGGTAAAAGTGCATGCCATGACTGCCAGCGGCGGGCATGGCGTAGGCAGTGGCGTGGTGATTGATAAAGACACCGTGGCGACCAATTGCCATGTATTGGCGAACAGTAGCGGCATCAGCGTCTCCAAATTTGGCGACAGCATCAGCCCCACGGGCATGATTGCCGACTGGCGACATGATATCTGCCTGCTTAAATTTCAGTACCTTGAGTTACCTGCCGTCAAAATGGCTTCTGCGGCATCATTACATTACGGCGATGAAGTCTTTTCCATCGGCTTTCCTGGGGGCCCACCCAAACCGCAAACCATTAGCGGCAAGGTGCGCGCCTTATACCCTTATGACGACAGCCTGATTGTGCGTACGGACGCCGCGTTTGTCATGGGCTCAAGTGGCAGCCCCACCTTTAACCAGGCGGGCGAACTCGTTTCTTTAAGCACGTTTAAAAGCCCAGGCAAACAGGCTTATTTTTATAGTGTGCCTGTCGAATGGATAGGAGCACTCATTCATAAAGAGGCGGCAACCACTACCGCACCAGCTGAACCGCCTTTCTGGGATTTGCCTCTAGAAGCCCGACCTTACTGGATGCAAGTGGTCCAGCCTTACCAAAGTGGCGACTGGTCATCGTTAGAAAAGATTGCCCGCTTATGGCTCACCCAACAGCCAACCTCATCAGAAGCCTTTTTTTACCTCGCCAGCGCCTTACACGGGCAAGGCAAATTGAATGAAGCACAGCAAGCGTATGAACGCGCGACTACCTTGCAGCCTGCGCATATTGATGCCTGGAGCGGCCTGGCTCTGCTGGCACAACAAACACAACAGCCTGCCCTCCTGGTCAGCGCCGAGCAACATATTCAGCAGTTGGATAGCCAAGCCTGGCCGGATGTACAGCAACGCCTGCAAGAGCTGCGCTAG
- the hemL gene encoding glutamate-1-semialdehyde 2,1-aminomutase: MTSRNQQLFEKSQQLIPGGVNSPVRAFRSVGGTPIFFKKGLGSRLWDADGKEYIDYINSWGPMILGHAHPEVIAAVQQAAANSLSFGAPTGLELEMAELINTLVPSMEQVRLVSSGTEATMSAIRVARGFTKRNKIIKFEGCYHGHADALLVKAGSGLLTFGEPSSAGVPPEVAAHTLTLDYNNTQMLKDTFSSIGDEIACVILEPVVGNMNLIVPHQEFLQTLRELCTKHGTVLIFDEVMTGFRVALGGAQALYGITPDMTTLGKVIGGGLPVGAFGGRKDIMSVLAPLGPVYQAGTLSGNPVAVTAGLTTLKLIQTPGFYDQLTAQTAKLMNGMKQAAQKAGVTFSAQSVGGMFGLNFSASNPTSYAEMMLADKTAFNKFFHSMLDSGIYLGPSAFEAGFVSAAHTDADIEQTVEAATAAFAGL; this comes from the coding sequence ATGACCTCTCGCAACCAGCAACTGTTTGAAAAATCCCAGCAACTGATTCCCGGCGGCGTCAACTCACCGGTCAGGGCTTTCCGTAGCGTAGGGGGCACACCGATTTTTTTCAAAAAAGGGCTGGGCTCCAGGTTGTGGGATGCAGATGGCAAGGAATATATTGATTACATCAACTCCTGGGGACCGATGATTTTAGGCCATGCGCATCCTGAAGTGATTGCCGCCGTACAACAAGCAGCCGCTAACAGTCTGAGTTTCGGCGCGCCGACTGGCCTTGAACTTGAAATGGCCGAGCTGATAAATACACTGGTGCCCAGCATGGAACAAGTGCGCCTGGTCAGCAGCGGCACCGAAGCCACCATGAGCGCCATCCGCGTGGCGCGTGGCTTTACCAAGCGCAACAAAATCATCAAATTTGAAGGCTGTTACCACGGCCACGCCGATGCTCTTCTGGTGAAAGCAGGTTCTGGCCTACTAACGTTTGGCGAGCCAAGTTCCGCTGGCGTGCCGCCAGAAGTGGCCGCTCATACACTGACACTGGATTACAACAATACGCAAATGCTGAAAGACACCTTTTCCAGCATTGGGGATGAAATTGCCTGTGTGATCCTGGAGCCTGTGGTTGGCAATATGAACCTGATTGTCCCGCACCAGGAGTTCCTGCAAACCTTGCGTGAACTCTGTACAAAACACGGCACGGTATTAATTTTTGATGAAGTCATGACTGGTTTCCGCGTGGCACTGGGCGGCGCACAAGCCTTGTATGGCATCACACCAGACATGACCACTTTGGGCAAAGTGATCGGTGGCGGTTTGCCTGTCGGTGCCTTTGGTGGACGCAAAGACATTATGAGCGTGTTGGCACCGCTGGGTCCGGTCTATCAGGCGGGCACATTGTCTGGTAACCCGGTAGCAGTGACTGCAGGCCTGACGACGCTGAAACTGATCCAGACTCCAGGTTTTTACGATCAACTAACCGCGCAAACAGCCAAACTCATGAATGGCATGAAACAAGCGGCGCAAAAAGCAGGTGTGACGTTCAGCGCACAAAGCGTGGGTGGCATGTTTGGTCTGAATTTCAGTGCCAGCAACCCGACCAGTTATGCCGAAATGATGTTGGCTGACAAAACGGCCTTTAACAAATTTTTCCATAGCATGCTGGATAGCGGCATTTATTTGGGCCCATCGGCGTTTGAAGCTGGCTTTGTGTCGGCCGCGCATACGGACGCCGATATTGAACAAACTGTAGAGGCGGCAACCGCCGCATTTGCTGGCTTGTAA
- the gltB gene encoding glutamate synthase large subunit, protein MSASQDTATALDDQFGLAPQSQGLYDRRHEKDSCGVGFVAHIKGQKSHDIVAKGLQLLDNLTHRGATGYDPKLGDGAGLLMQMPDTFMREEAAKLGMTLPAAGQYAVGQAFLPQNADNRAKCEAIFAQIIAEENQTLLGWRDVPVDNSNIADAARAVEPTMRQVFIASTVADNNSFERKCFVIRKRIEHAIRALNLQDKAQFYMPSFSSRTIVYKGMLLANEVGVYYKDLKDERVVSALALVHQRFSTNTFPAWDLAHPFRMIAHNGEINTVQGNVNWMTARHETIKSAVLGEDLEKLWPLIVEGQSDSACFDNCLELLVAGGYSLPHAMMMLIPEAWNNNPLMDEDRRAFYEYHAAIMEPWDGPAAVAFTDGKMIGATLDRNGLRPARYLVTEDDIVMMASEMGVITFPQEKIVKKWRLQPGKMLLIDMEQGRIIDDEEVKTELAQAKPYRQWIEQTRFHLAELPSVGAGEISLKADLLDTQQAFGYSQEDLKFVLQPMIDNGEEGSGSMGNDAALPVLSNKAKTLYNYFKQLFAQVTNPPIDPIREELVMSLVTFIGPKPNLLAVDETNPPLRLESSQPVLSLDGLEKLKQIETLTKGQFKSIVLDLTYDAADGKDGMKQALDILHDQAEKAVHDGYNVLILSDRAVSASRIAIPALLACSATHEFLVKAGLRTSTGLVIDTGSAREVHHFALLAGYGAEAVCPWLVYETMKTLTSDVEKAGKNFVKAIGKGLYKVMSKMGISTYQSYCGAQIFEAIGLNSQFVNDYFTGTVSQIEGIGLEQVAEETVRMHQQAFGNDPVLSNALEAGGEYAFRVRGEEHLWTPMSISKLQNATRTGKYETYKEYAALINDQTRRHMTLRGLFEIKSAGKAIPLDQVESAKEIVKRFATGAMSLGSISTEAHATLAIAMNRIGGKSNTGEGGEDVKRFIPVQVDSSIAKVLGSDLIEADVALKAGDSLRSRIKQVASGRFGVTAEYLSSADQIQIKMAQGAKPGEGGQLPGHKVSPYIAKLRFSVPGVGLISPPPHHDIYSIEDLAQLIHDLKNANPKASISVKLVSETGIGTVAAGVAKAKSDHIVVAGHDGGTGASPISSIKHAGTPWELGLAETQQTLVLNQLRGRVVVQVDGQMKTGRDVLIGALLGADEFGFATAPLVVEGCIMMRKCHLNTCPVGVATQDPELRKKFTGQPEHVVNYFFFVAEEVRELMASIGIAKFDDLIGRADLLDMKAGIEHWKINGLDFSKVFHLPDMPASVSRKNNDVQDHGLVKALDNKLIELAKPALEKGEKVRIDLPIVNTNRTVGTMLSHEVASRYGHDGLPDGTISVKFTGTSGQSFAAFLAKGITFELTGEGNDYVGKGLCGGRIIIKPPATFRGLSYENIIVGNTVMYGATTGQSFFSGVAGERFCVRNSGATAVVEGVGNHGCEYMTGGTVLVLGQTGQNFAAGMSGGIAYVYDIDGQFAQRCNMSMVSLEKVEAAEADVGKVQHLGQPDEVILKGLIEQHLALTGSPRAKELLADWPVSRAKFVKVFPNEYKRALTEMAAASAKQAA, encoded by the coding sequence ATGAGTGCTTCTCAAGATACCGCAACCGCTCTGGACGACCAGTTTGGTTTAGCTCCGCAATCCCAGGGTTTATATGACAGACGCCACGAGAAAGATAGCTGTGGCGTAGGTTTTGTCGCCCATATTAAAGGCCAGAAAAGCCATGATATCGTCGCCAAGGGCCTTCAGCTGCTGGATAACCTGACCCATCGCGGCGCGACCGGTTACGACCCCAAGCTGGGTGACGGTGCTGGTTTGCTGATGCAAATGCCTGACACCTTCATGCGTGAAGAAGCCGCTAAACTGGGCATGACATTGCCAGCTGCCGGTCAATATGCGGTTGGTCAGGCCTTCTTGCCACAAAATGCAGACAATCGCGCCAAATGCGAAGCCATTTTTGCGCAGATCATCGCTGAAGAAAACCAGACATTGCTGGGCTGGCGTGATGTGCCTGTCGACAACAGCAATATTGCGGATGCTGCACGCGCGGTTGAGCCTACGATGCGCCAGGTATTTATTGCCAGCACGGTTGCCGACAACAATTCCTTTGAGCGTAAATGTTTTGTGATCCGCAAGCGGATCGAACATGCGATCCGTGCGCTGAACCTGCAAGACAAAGCCCAGTTCTACATGCCCTCTTTCTCTTCCCGTACCATTGTCTACAAGGGCATGCTGCTGGCTAACGAAGTCGGTGTTTACTATAAAGATCTCAAAGACGAACGCGTGGTCTCCGCATTAGCCCTGGTACACCAACGTTTTTCTACTAACACCTTCCCGGCCTGGGATCTGGCACATCCATTCCGCATGATTGCGCACAACGGTGAAATCAACACCGTGCAGGGCAACGTCAACTGGATGACCGCCCGTCACGAAACGATCAAGTCTGCCGTGTTGGGTGAAGACCTGGAAAAACTGTGGCCCCTGATTGTAGAGGGCCAGTCCGACTCTGCCTGTTTCGACAACTGTTTGGAATTGCTGGTGGCTGGCGGCTATAGCCTGCCTCACGCCATGATGATGCTGATTCCGGAAGCCTGGAACAACAACCCACTCATGGATGAAGACCGCCGCGCGTTTTACGAGTACCACGCTGCGATTATGGAACCATGGGATGGACCAGCTGCCGTTGCGTTTACTGACGGCAAGATGATTGGTGCCACGCTTGACCGTAACGGTTTGCGTCCAGCACGTTACCTGGTGACTGAAGATGACATCGTCATGATGGCGTCTGAAATGGGTGTCATTACCTTCCCACAAGAAAAAATCGTCAAGAAATGGCGTTTGCAGCCAGGCAAAATGTTGTTGATCGACATGGAGCAGGGCCGCATCATCGACGATGAAGAAGTTAAAACCGAATTGGCCCAGGCGAAACCTTACCGCCAATGGATTGAGCAAACACGTTTCCACCTGGCTGAACTACCAAGCGTAGGCGCGGGCGAAATCAGCCTGAAGGCTGATTTGCTGGATACGCAGCAAGCATTTGGCTACTCTCAGGAAGACCTTAAGTTTGTATTGCAGCCGATGATAGACAACGGCGAAGAAGGTTCTGGCTCTATGGGTAACGACGCGGCATTGCCCGTGTTGTCCAACAAAGCCAAAACCTTGTATAACTACTTCAAGCAGTTGTTTGCCCAGGTGACCAACCCGCCAATTGACCCGATTCGTGAAGAGCTGGTCATGTCTTTGGTAACATTTATTGGCCCTAAACCTAACTTGTTGGCAGTGGATGAAACCAACCCGCCATTACGTTTGGAAAGTAGCCAACCAGTATTGAGCCTGGATGGACTGGAAAAACTCAAACAAATCGAAACGCTGACCAAAGGCCAGTTCAAGTCTATCGTACTCGATCTGACTTACGATGCGGCCGACGGCAAAGACGGCATGAAGCAAGCGCTGGACATCTTGCATGACCAGGCAGAAAAAGCCGTTCACGACGGTTACAACGTATTAATCCTGTCTGACCGTGCCGTGTCGGCCAGCCGCATCGCGATTCCAGCCTTGCTGGCTTGTTCCGCGACGCATGAATTCCTGGTCAAAGCTGGACTGCGTACCAGCACCGGCTTGGTCATTGATACCGGTTCTGCACGTGAAGTGCATCACTTTGCCCTGCTGGCCGGTTACGGCGCTGAAGCCGTCTGTCCATGGCTGGTGTATGAAACCATGAAGACATTGACCAGCGACGTTGAAAAAGCTGGCAAGAACTTCGTTAAGGCGATTGGCAAAGGCTTATACAAAGTCATGTCCAAAATGGGCATTTCGACTTACCAGTCTTACTGTGGCGCACAGATTTTTGAAGCCATTGGCTTGAATAGCCAGTTTGTAAACGACTACTTCACCGGCACTGTCAGCCAGATTGAAGGCATAGGCCTGGAGCAAGTTGCCGAAGAAACTGTGCGCATGCATCAACAGGCTTTCGGTAATGATCCTGTGCTGTCCAACGCACTGGAAGCAGGTGGCGAGTACGCCTTCCGCGTGCGTGGTGAAGAACACTTGTGGACACCGATGTCCATCAGCAAATTGCAAAATGCGACCCGCACTGGCAAATACGAAACCTACAAAGAATATGCTGCTCTGATTAACGACCAGACCCGTCGTCATATGACCTTGCGAGGCCTGTTCGAAATTAAATCCGCAGGTAAAGCGATTCCGCTGGATCAGGTGGAATCCGCCAAGGAAATCGTCAAACGCTTTGCGACGGGCGCCATGTCACTGGGTTCTATTTCCACTGAAGCGCACGCCACATTGGCAATCGCCATGAACCGTATTGGTGGTAAATCCAACACTGGCGAAGGCGGTGAAGACGTTAAACGCTTCATTCCCGTACAAGTAGATTCCAGCATTGCCAAAGTGTTGGGTTCTGACCTGATCGAGGCCGATGTGGCCCTAAAAGCAGGCGATTCCCTGCGTTCACGCATCAAGCAAGTGGCTTCCGGCCGCTTTGGCGTCACCGCAGAATACCTGTCTAGCGCTGACCAGATCCAGATCAAAATGGCGCAAGGTGCCAAGCCTGGTGAAGGTGGTCAGTTACCGGGTCACAAGGTGTCCCCATACATTGCGAAATTGCGTTTCTCTGTGCCTGGCGTGGGCTTGATTTCACCACCGCCACACCACGACATTTACTCCATTGAGGATCTGGCACAGTTAATTCACGATTTGAAAAACGCCAATCCTAAAGCGTCTATCTCTGTCAAACTGGTGTCTGAAACCGGGATTGGTACCGTTGCTGCCGGCGTAGCCAAGGCCAAATCTGACCACATTGTGGTCGCAGGCCACGATGGTGGTACGGGTGCTTCTCCGATTTCATCGATCAAACATGCCGGTACACCATGGGAACTCGGCTTGGCCGAAACCCAGCAAACCCTGGTCTTGAACCAGTTGCGCGGTCGCGTCGTAGTGCAAGTTGACGGGCAAATGAAAACTGGCCGTGACGTGCTGATTGGTGCCTTGCTAGGTGCTGACGAGTTTGGTTTTGCGACCGCACCACTGGTGGTTGAAGGCTGTATCATGATGCGTAAGTGTCATCTGAACACCTGCCCGGTAGGGGTGGCGACGCAAGATCCTGAGTTGCGCAAGAAATTTACCGGCCAGCCAGAGCATGTGGTGAACTACTTCTTCTTTGTGGCTGAAGAAGTGCGTGAACTGATGGCCAGCATTGGGATTGCCAAGTTTGATGACCTGATTGGCCGTGCAGACTTGCTGGACATGAAAGCGGGTATTGAGCACTGGAAAATCAATGGCCTGGACTTCAGCAAGGTCTTCCACTTGCCAGACATGCCAGCCAGCGTCTCGCGCAAAAACAATGATGTGCAAGACCATGGCTTGGTAAAAGCGCTGGACAACAAACTGATCGAGCTGGCTAAACCAGCCCTGGAAAAAGGCGAAAAGGTCAGGATTGACCTGCCAATCGTAAATACCAACCGTACCGTAGGTACCATGCTGTCTCATGAAGTGGCGAGCCGGTATGGTCATGATGGTTTGCCAGATGGCACCATCAGCGTTAAGTTTACTGGTACCTCCGGCCAGAGTTTCGCCGCATTCCTGGCCAAAGGTATTACCTTTGAATTAACGGGTGAAGGTAACGACTACGTAGGTAAAGGCCTGTGTGGTGGCCGTATCATCATCAAACCACCAGCAACCTTCCGCGGCTTGTCCTACGAAAACATTATTGTCGGCAACACTGTGATGTATGGTGCAACTACCGGCCAAAGCTTCTTCAGTGGCGTGGCTGGCGAGCGCTTCTGTGTACGTAACTCAGGCGCGACTGCAGTGGTCGAAGGCGTGGGCAACCATGGCTGTGAATACATGACTGGCGGTACAGTGCTGGTGCTGGGTCAAACCGGCCAGAACTTCGCAGCCGGTATGAGTGGTGGCATTGCTTACGTGTATGACATCGACGGCCAGTTTGCCCAGCGCTGCAACATGAGCATGGTGTCACTGGAAAAGGTCGAAGCTGCCGAAGCCGACGTTGGCAAAGTGCAGCATCTGGGTCAGCCGGATGAAGTGATTCTGAAAGGCCTGATTGAACAGCACCTGGCACTCACTGGTAGTCCCCGTGCCAAAGAGTTGTTGGCTGACTGGCCGGTTTCACGTGCGAAATTCGTGAAAGTATTCCCGAACGAATACAAACGCGCACTGACCGAAATGGCTGCAGCTTCTGCCAAACAAGCCGCTTAA
- a CDS encoding glutamate synthase subunit beta — protein sequence MGKVTGFMEFDRLAEENLPVKERVKNYKEFVLHLTDDQAKQQGARCMDCGIPFCTTGCPINNIIPDWNDLVYHQDWRTAIDVLHSTNNFPDFTGRICPAPCEAACTLNINNDAVGIKSIEHAIIDKAWENGWVTPQINPNKTGKKIAVVGSGPAGLAAAQQLARAGHDVTVFEKNDRIGGLLRYGIPDFKLDKSNIDRRIAQMEAEGVTFKVNQNVGENVSAADLERDFDAVILAGGAELPRDLPVPGRELDGVHFAMDFLTPNNKMVAGDTVPNQIKATGKHVVVIGGGDTGSDCVGTSNRHGAASVTQFELMPQPPEKENKSLVWPNWPLKMRTSSSHEEGAKRDWSITTKELIGENGKLTALKGARVEWKDGKMVEVPGSEFTIKADLVFLAMGFVSPVQKVLDAFGVEKDNRGNAKATTDGEGCYKTSKAKVFAAGDIRRGQSLVVWAIREGRQCAREVDAFLMGSSTLPR from the coding sequence ATGGGTAAAGTCACAGGTTTTATGGAATTTGACCGTCTGGCAGAAGAAAATCTGCCAGTGAAAGAGCGTGTCAAGAACTACAAAGAGTTCGTCCTGCATTTGACAGACGACCAGGCCAAACAGCAAGGTGCCCGCTGCATGGATTGCGGCATCCCTTTCTGTACCACTGGCTGTCCGATCAACAACATCATTCCTGACTGGAATGACTTGGTATATCACCAGGACTGGCGCACCGCGATTGACGTGTTGCACTCCACCAACAACTTCCCTGATTTTACCGGCCGTATCTGTCCGGCACCATGTGAAGCGGCCTGTACGCTCAACATTAACAACGATGCCGTCGGAATCAAATCCATCGAGCACGCGATTATCGACAAAGCCTGGGAAAACGGTTGGGTCACACCACAGATCAACCCAAACAAAACCGGCAAGAAAATTGCAGTGGTAGGCTCAGGCCCGGCAGGCCTGGCAGCAGCCCAGCAATTAGCGCGTGCAGGCCACGATGTGACTGTCTTCGAGAAAAATGACCGTATCGGTGGCTTGCTGCGCTATGGTATCCCAGACTTCAAACTGGATAAATCCAATATCGACCGCCGTATCGCTCAAATGGAAGCCGAAGGCGTGACCTTCAAGGTCAACCAGAATGTAGGCGAAAACGTGAGTGCCGCTGATCTGGAACGCGATTTTGATGCGGTTATCCTGGCTGGCGGTGCTGAATTACCGCGCGACCTGCCTGTACCAGGCCGTGAGCTTGATGGCGTGCATTTCGCCATGGACTTCCTCACACCAAACAACAAGATGGTGGCAGGTGACACTGTGCCCAACCAGATCAAGGCCACAGGCAAGCACGTGGTGGTGATTGGTGGCGGTGACACCGGTTCTGACTGCGTGGGCACTTCCAACCGCCACGGCGCTGCCAGCGTCACACAATTTGAGTTGATGCCACAACCGCCAGAAAAAGAAAATAAATCCCTGGTATGGCCAAACTGGCCACTCAAAATGCGTACTTCAAGCTCACACGAAGAAGGTGCAAAGCGTGACTGGTCCATTACTACCAAAGAATTGATCGGCGAGAACGGCAAATTGACCGCACTCAAAGGTGCTCGCGTAGAGTGGAAAGACGGCAAAATGGTTGAAGTGCCTGGTTCTGAATTCACCATCAAAGCTGACTTGGTATTCCTGGCCATGGGTTTTGTTTCTCCAGTACAAAAAGTGCTGGATGCCTTTGGTGTGGAAAAAGATAACCGTGGCAATGCCAAAGCGACCACTGATGGCGAAGGCTGCTACAAAACCAGCAAGGCAAAAGTATTTGCTGCGGGCGATATCCGCCGTGGTCAATCCCTGGTAGTGTGGGCTATCCGTGAAGGTCGTCAGTGCGCACGTGAAGTCGATGCATTCCTGATGGGATCATCAACGCTTCCAAGATAA